The DNA segment ATTGATGTATATGGAGAAGGAACTTATTTAGAATTCGAAGGGCATCAGTTTATGGCTCCAGATAAATGGGAGGTTATTTTGAAAAGTTTATACGGAGATTATATGAAATTACCTCCAGAAGAAAAAAGAAATAGTGGACATGATGTTGTTCATATAGACTTAGGCAAATATGCAGAGAATTAAGGTGAGAATAATTGCAAAACTCAAGAACAGCTAATACAGCAAAAAATGCTTCTTTTGGCTTAGTAAGTCAATTGATAAACATAATATTAAGTTTCGTAAGCAGAACTATCTTTATTTATGTTTTGGGTGTTGAATACTTAGGGATAAATGGACTTTTTACCAACATATTAATGTTACTTTCATTTGCTGAACTGGGTATAGGTAATGCTATAATTTATGGCATGTATAAGCCTTTGGCGATGGATGACAAAGAGAAGATAAAGTCATTGATGGCTTTATATGCAAAGGCTTATAAGGCTATTGGTCTATTCGTGTTCATTGTCGGTTTATTGGTAATACCTTTTATGGATTATATTATTAAAGATGCACCTAATATAAACGAAAGTATTATTTTGATATATATCTTGTTTTTATTAAACACTTCCATCTCATATTTTTTTGTGTATAAGAAATCGATAATAACTGCAGATCAAAAAAACTATGTTGTTTTGTTTTATCAACAACTATTTAAAATAGGACAAACAGTAGCTCAAATAATGTTCCTTTGGTTAACAGGTGAATATCTGATATTTTTAGTAATACAGATAATAACTACATTACTGAACAATATTTATGTCTCTAGAAAAGCGGATAAGATGTATCCGTTTTTAAAAGAAGGAAAGGTAAAAAGTCTTGAAAAAGAAGAACAGTCTTCAATATTTGCTAATGTTAAGGCATTATTTTTATATAAATTTGGATCAGTGGTATTAAACGGAACAGATAATATTATTATTTCAGCAATTATTGGAATTACTGCAGTAGGGCTTAATTCAAACTATGTCCTTATTATTACAGCACTGACAGCTATTGTTGGGCAAATTATGAATGGTTTTACTGCAAGTGTAGGGAATTTAAACGCTGTAGGAACCAAGGAAACGAAGGAAAGAGCTTTCAATAAGATATTTTTTGTATCTGCCTGGATGTATGGATTTTGTGCAGTAGGTTTATATTTATTTTTTAACAAGCTCATTGTTTTATGGATAGGGGAAGCCTATATTTTTTCAGATTTAGTGGTATTTGCAATTGTTCTTCATTTCTATGTAAACAGTGTTCACTTCACAGCTTATACCTACAGAGTGACAATGGGTTTATTTGTCCAAGGAAGATGGGCGCCTTTAGCAGCTGCTATTATAAATGTCATACTTTCATTTTGGTTAGGCAGTACAATTGGAATAGCCGGTATATTTTTTGCTACATCTATAGCTAGATTACTTACTACCGGAATCGTTGATCCTATACTTGTCTATCGAAATGGGTTTGAAAAAAGTCCTTTGAGGTACTATTTTAGATACTTCTTCTTTGCCGGGTTATTTATAGGACTATATTTTTTAATGAAGCTAGTTGTTTCATTTATCTCAATAGCTGGACTGAGTGGTTTTATAATTGAAGTTGTTGTTGTAAGTTTGTTGTTTAATATCATTATGGCGGCAATATTTTGGAAATATCAAGATTTTGTTGAAATCAGAAAGGCAATTACAACTATTATTAAAAGCAAGACTAATAAAAGAAGCAGCTTATAAGTCGAGGTGATAAATTGTTTTATTTAGATTCTAAAAATGAAGAGATGTGTTGTGGATGTCAAGCTTGTGAACAAGTGTGTCCTACAGACTGTATTTCGATGATTGAAGATAAAAAAGGATTTACCTATCCTTTTAAAAA comes from the Alkalibacter saccharofermentans DSM 14828 genome and includes:
- a CDS encoding lipopolysaccharide biosynthesis protein, translated to MQNSRTANTAKNASFGLVSQLINIILSFVSRTIFIYVLGVEYLGINGLFTNILMLLSFAELGIGNAIIYGMYKPLAMDDKEKIKSLMALYAKAYKAIGLFVFIVGLLVIPFMDYIIKDAPNINESIILIYILFLLNTSISYFFVYKKSIITADQKNYVVLFYQQLFKIGQTVAQIMFLWLTGEYLIFLVIQIITTLLNNIYVSRKADKMYPFLKEGKVKSLEKEEQSSIFANVKALFLYKFGSVVLNGTDNIIISAIIGITAVGLNSNYVLIITALTAIVGQIMNGFTASVGNLNAVGTKETKERAFNKIFFVSAWMYGFCAVGLYLFFNKLIVLWIGEAYIFSDLVVFAIVLHFYVNSVHFTAYTYRVTMGLFVQGRWAPLAAAIINVILSFWLGSTIGIAGIFFATSIARLLTTGIVDPILVYRNGFEKSPLRYYFRYFFFAGLFIGLYFLMKLVVSFISIAGLSGFIIEVVVVSLLFNIIMAAIFWKYQDFVEIRKAITTIIKSKTNKRSSL